One region of Oryza sativa Japonica Group chromosome 5, ASM3414082v1 genomic DNA includes:
- the LOC4338684 gene encoding xylan glycosyltransferase MUCI21, producing the protein MQQASSHQHHYQHSAKPPVSRSSSWIRRSPPPSPPHKKLWGGGGGGGGGRSRYVCRIVPLLVLTVYSIFTVVRIPSSSLVVSTADSERVERREDVEAFKTHLPSNQNNLEAREETRSPASLPCSALINGEAGGGQAAAESALCCDRSHYRSDVCYLRGDVRTDPSTSSVLLYNAPRGSAPEKVRPYTRKFEGSIMSTIDEVTIVPVVDAGSGSNGTTAGDTGKDSLRRRCDVRHPPGVPAVVFSTGGYTGNVYHEFSDGLIPLFITAQRFAGEVVFVVLEYHYWWLGRYGAVLERLTNYKVVDFRYDRRVHCFSEMIVGLRIHGELVVDPKLMPNGKGIQDFQALLHQGYSRTPSATAAAAAAQPPVPLALAAPPSRPCLRPDDHAKVAKPKLVIFIRKQNRVLLNLPHIVTACRRAGFAPHVMNLRRQTPLPAIHAALSSADAMVAVHGAAVTHFLFMRPGSVLLQIVPVGLDWAADAFYGKPAQQLGLGYLEYKVAPEESSLAAEYGVNSTVVRDPSVISSRGWWEMKKVYMDRQNVTVNIKRFGELLRSARLHLKNATACGKAASAATTTAAR; encoded by the exons atgcagCAGGCGTCGTCGCATCAGCATCACTATCAGCACAGCGCCAAGCCTCCCGTGTCGCGGAGCTCGTCGTGGATCCGGaggtccccgccgccgtcgccgccgcacaagAAGctgtggggaggcggcggcggcggcggcggtgggaggagcAGGTATGTGTGCCGCATCGTGCCGCTGCTCGTGCTCACCGTGTACAGCATCTTCACCGTCGTCCGCATCCCCAGCTCCTCCCTCGTCGTCTCCACCGCCGATTCAG AGCGCgtggagcggcgggaggatgtGGAGGCGTTCAAGACGCACCTGCCGTCCAACCAGAACAACCTGGAGGCTCGCGAGGAGACTCGCTCTCCGGCGTCGCTCCCCTGCTCGGCGCTCATCAACG gtgaggcgggcggcgggcaggcggcggcggagagcgcgcTGTGCTGCGACCGGAGCCACTACCGGAGCGACGTGTGCTACCTCCGCGGCGACGTGCGCACGGACCCGTCCACCTCGTCGGTGCTCCTGTACAACGCCCCCCGCGGCAGCGCGCCGGAGAAGGTGCGGCCGTACACCCGCAAGTTCGAGGGCAGCATCATGAGCACCATCGACGAGGTCACCATCGTGCCGGTGGTCGacgccggcagcggcagcaacgGCACCACCGCCGGCGACACCGGCAAGGACagcctgcggcggcggtgcgacGTGCGGCACCCGCcgggcgtgccggcggtggTGTTCTCGACGGGCGGGTACACCGGGAACGTGTACCATGAGTTCAGCGACGGGCTGATCCCGCTGTTCATCACGGCGCAGCGGttcgccggcgaggtggtgTTCGTCGTCCTCGAGTACCACTACTGGTGGCTGGGCCGCTACGGCGCCGTCCTCGAGCGCCTCACCAACTACAAGGTGGTCGACTTCCGCTACGACCGCCGCGTCCACTGCTTCTCCGAGATGATCGTCGGCCTCCGCATCCacggcgagctcgtcgtcgaCCCCAAGCTCATGCCCAACG GCAAGGGCATCCAGGACTTCCAGGCGCTGCTCCACCAGGGGTACAGCCGGACGCCGTCGgcgaccgccgcggcggcggcggcgcagccgccgGTGCCACTCGCGCTCGCGGCGCCACCGTCGCGGCCGTGCCTCCGGCCGGACGACCACGCGAAGGTCGCCAAGCCGAAGCTGGTCATCTTCATCCGGAAGCAGAACCGCGTCCTCCTCAACCTGCCCCACATCGtcaccgcctgccgccgcgccgggtTCGCGCCGCACGTCATGAACCTGCGCCGCCAGACCCCTCTGCCCGCCATCCACGCCGCGCTCTCCTCCGCCGACGCCATGGTCGCCGTGCACGGCGCCGCGGTGACGCACTTCCTCTTCATGCGGCCCGGGTCGGTGCTCCTCCAGATCGTGCCCGTGGGGCTCGACTGGGCCGCCGACGCGTTCTACGGCAAGCCGGCGCAGCAGCTCGGCCTCGGGTACCTCGAGTACAAGGTGGCGCCCGAGGAGAGCTCGCTCGCCGCCGAGTACGGCGTCAACAGCACCGTCGTGCGCGACCCCTCCGTGATCAGCAGCCGCGGGTGGTGGGAGATGAAGAAGGTGTACATGGACCGGCAGAACGTCACTGTGAACATCAAAAGGTTCGGCGAGCTGCTCCGGTCGGCGAGGCTGCACCTCAAGAACGCCACCGCCTGCGGCAAGGCcgcctcggcggcgacgacgaccgcggCGAGGTAG